One genomic segment of Centropristis striata isolate RG_2023a ecotype Rhode Island chromosome 11, C.striata_1.0, whole genome shotgun sequence includes these proteins:
- the LOC131980686 gene encoding zinc finger protein 583: protein MANCVAFQSKLTSIMEMLAKAAVVEISKLWEDGFALVQVELRRRESEIEALNRKLMLMENERLTVLTQAQTTNLSSSSSSSSSSSSSPKREQQNKLLPPTGDGPIIDSVQTLSCDQSIRERADTSANLITPPPPSQTEEKQSEQLKSDVCESDSRDDDEDLIVKLEDEDDVQIVEQIEDSDHSVNDGAGHHEMEVSLPSADVVEEQESQHWSSVSVGDSDTADDSDCFFEPKQLAQNLDSEILLIQNALDIFDNSAETAYSDRFLRDNGPSASSKSRAPVTFNQAQPSQPVDAVNHPERGVSIRFLSEKQAQTKNMSAFNPDSRFFLLNDPELHKTIASRRIKEKWFICPFCGKSFDRVSHLEIHQRIHTGEKPYTCDTCGKCFSQRSNLRTHQRTHKEAISQNAV, encoded by the exons ATGGCCAACTGTGTGGCTTTCCAGAGCAAGTTAACCTCGATCATGGAGATGCTAGCTAAAGCTGCCGTGGTGGAAATCAGCAAACTGTGGGAGGACGGCTTCGCCCTCGTTCAGGTCGAGCTCCGCCGGAGGGAGAGCGAGATTGAAGCCCTGAACAGAAAGTTAATGTTGATGGAAAACGAGCGGTTAACCGTCCTGACTCAGGCTCAGACTACAAATctgtcttcatcatcatcatcatcatcatcctcatcatcttcCCCCAAGAGAGAGCAGCAGAACAAGCTGCTGCCGCCCACCGGTGATG GGCCGATTATAGATTCAGTCCAGACGTTGTCTTGTGATCAGAGCATCAGAGAGAGGGCAGACACCTCAGCGAATCTCataacaccaccaccaccatcacagACAGAAGAGAAACAATCAGAGCAACTCAAGTCTGACGTCTGTGAAAGTGACAGCAGAGATGATGACGAAGATTTAATAGTCAAGCTAGAGGACGAGGACGACGTCCAGATCGTGGAGCAGATAGAGGACTCGGATCACAGTGTTAACGACGGTGCGGGTCACCATGAGATGGAAGTGAGCCTCCCGTCTGCCGACGTTGTGGAAGAACAAGAGAGCCAGCACTGGTCGTCAGTTTCAGTGGGAGACAGCGACACAGCTGATGACTCGGACTGCTTCTTTGAACCGAAGCAGCTTGCACAAAATCTGGACTCAGAAATCCTGCTTATTCAGAACGCTTTAGACATTTTTGATAACTCAGCAGAGACAGCATACTCTGACAGGTTTCTGAGGGATAATGGACCAAGTGCATCAAGTAAATCAAGGGCTCCTGTGACTTTTAACCAAGCTCAGCCAAGTCAGCCCGTAGACGCAGTGAATCACCCAGAGAGAGGAGTTTCCATCCGATTCCTCTCGGAGAAACAAGCTCAAACTAAAAACATGTCGGCTTTTAACCCGGACAGCAGATTCTTTCTTTTAAACGACCCAGAGCTGCATAAAACCATAGCAAGTCGCCGCATAAAGGAGAAATGGTTCATCTGCCCATTCTGCGGCAAAAGCTTTGATCGCGTCAGCCACCTGGAGATTCACCAGAGGATCCACacgggagagaaaccgtacacaTGCGATACATGTGGCAAGTGTTTTTCTCAGAGGAGCAACCTTCGCACTCACCAACGGACTCACAAAGAGGCTATATCCCAAAATGCAGTTTGA